Proteins encoded by one window of Verrucomicrobiia bacterium:
- a CDS encoding acetylxylan esterase yields the protein MVLLLSGFMPLAAAATTAPEPVTWTTQEDHRNMMEQLGITRLRPGPSGRAGATNSANYDPALANPFPELPDPLTLRSGATVTSAEAWWHHRRPEIVEEFEREIYGRVPPHVPPVAWSVSTQATDRVVGTIPVFARQLVGRVDNSACPSIEVNLQVTLVTPREVPGPVPVLVMFGGFGGGGFPRRAGEPEPTNRFAAFGGGTFTDPPSTEQLIAAGWGYATLVPSSVQADNGAGLTRGIIGLTNRGQPREPDHWGALRAWAWGAARVLDHLETDPTVDAKKVGIEGVSRFGKAALVTLAFETRFAVALIGSSGAGGAKLFRRHFGEAVENLTGSGQYHWMAGSFLRYGAAESRFGSRNAGDLPVDAHQLMALCAPRPVFISYGIPERGDALWLDQEGSFMAAVAAGPVFRLLGVRDLGVSAPYLTATKPPVNTGLLDGELAWRQHDGGHEDRSNMKHFLAWAGRMLGIPQPAPPPSADPGS from the coding sequence ATGGTCCTGCTGCTGTCGGGCTTCATGCCGCTGGCGGCGGCGGCGACGACGGCGCCTGAACCGGTGACCTGGACCACGCAGGAGGATCACCGGAACATGATGGAGCAGCTCGGCATCACGCGGCTGCGGCCGGGTCCGAGCGGTCGGGCGGGGGCCACCAACTCGGCGAACTACGACCCTGCCCTGGCCAATCCCTTTCCCGAGCTGCCGGATCCGCTGACGTTGCGCAGTGGGGCGACGGTGACGAGCGCCGAGGCGTGGTGGCACCACCGCCGGCCGGAGATCGTCGAGGAGTTCGAGCGCGAGATCTATGGGCGCGTGCCGCCCCATGTCCCGCCTGTGGCGTGGTCCGTGAGCACCCAGGCGACCGACCGGGTGGTCGGGACGATTCCCGTCTTCGCCCGGCAACTGGTCGGGAGGGTGGACAACTCGGCCTGTCCTTCAATCGAGGTGAACCTCCAGGTGACGCTGGTCACGCCGCGGGAGGTGCCCGGGCCGGTGCCGGTGCTGGTGATGTTCGGCGGGTTCGGGGGCGGGGGGTTCCCGCGGCGCGCTGGTGAACCCGAGCCGACCAACCGGTTCGCGGCCTTCGGTGGCGGGACCTTCACGGATCCGCCCTCGACCGAGCAGTTGATCGCCGCCGGCTGGGGTTATGCCACGCTCGTTCCGTCGAGTGTGCAGGCGGACAACGGCGCGGGTCTGACGCGTGGGATCATCGGCCTGACCAACCGGGGTCAGCCGCGCGAACCCGATCACTGGGGTGCCCTGCGCGCCTGGGCCTGGGGCGCGGCACGGGTCCTCGACCATCTCGAAACAGACCCGACGGTGGACGCGAAGAAGGTGGGGATCGAGGGGGTGTCCCGCTTCGGCAAGGCGGCGCTGGTGACGCTCGCGTTTGAAACGCGGTTCGCCGTGGCGCTGATCGGTTCCTCGGGGGCCGGCGGAGCGAAGCTGTTCCGTCGGCACTTTGGCGAGGCGGTCGAGAATCTGACAGGGTCGGGTCAGTACCACTGGATGGCCGGAAGCTTTCTTCGGTATGGCGCCGCTGAGTCCCGTTTCGGCAGCCGGAACGCGGGGGACCTGCCCGTGGATGCCCATCAGCTCATGGCCCTGTGCGCGCCACGGCCGGTGTTCATCAGCTACGGGATTCCGGAACGGGGCGACGCCTTGTGGCTGGATCAGGAGGGCAGCTTCATGGCCGCCGTCGCCGCCGGCCCGGTGTTCCGGCTCCTCGGGGTCAGGGATCTCGGGGTGTCGGCCCCCTACCTCACCGCCACGAAGCCGCCCGTGAACACCGGGTTGCTCGACGGGGAACTCGCCTGGCGCCAGCACGATGGCGGGCACGAGGACCGGTCGAACATGAAACACTTCCTCGCCTGGGCCGGGCGGATGCTGGGCATCCCGCAGCCCGCTCCACCTCCATCGGCGGACCCGGGATCGTGA
- a CDS encoding DUF1080 domain-containing protein: protein MKSTPLPIPSTRSVLVAALLAATSWTAAAADAYLGRWALTIPGGGAGWLEVRRDAGGWYDGSILWGGGSVVPVSSVFFEDGNLHVTRTRDVRRRNADNQVVRTQQFTELLSGQVYGDSIEFIRINPRENGQGMERSEFSGRRIPPLPPRPDLSAVRFGEPIALLNGRDLTGWRLIETRAANGWSVENGVLINRPDKSTGRNYGNLRTDREFEDFNLTLEAKVPERGNSGIYLRGIYEVQVADSYGRPADSHGMGGVYSRITPTTNASKPPGEWQTFDITLVDRHVTVILNGVKIIDNQPLLGCTGGALWSDESRPGPIYLQGDHEAVDYRNMVLRPVLK, encoded by the coding sequence ATGAAATCCACGCCTCTTCCGATCCCCTCCACCCGGTCCGTCCTGGTCGCCGCCCTGCTGGCGGCCACGTCATGGACGGCGGCCGCGGCCGATGCCTACCTGGGCCGCTGGGCCCTGACGATTCCCGGCGGTGGCGCCGGGTGGCTGGAAGTCCGCCGCGACGCCGGCGGATGGTACGACGGCTCGATCCTCTGGGGCGGCGGCAGCGTCGTCCCCGTCTCGAGCGTCTTCTTCGAGGACGGCAACCTCCACGTCACCCGCACCCGCGATGTCCGTCGGCGCAACGCGGACAACCAGGTGGTGCGGACCCAGCAGTTCACCGAACTGCTTTCCGGCCAGGTGTACGGCGACAGCATCGAGTTCATCCGGATCAATCCGCGCGAAAACGGGCAGGGCATGGAACGGTCCGAGTTCTCCGGACGCCGCATCCCGCCCCTGCCGCCGCGTCCCGACCTCTCGGCGGTCCGCTTCGGAGAACCCATCGCGCTGCTCAACGGCCGGGATCTGACCGGTTGGCGCCTGATCGAAACCCGCGCCGCCAACGGCTGGAGCGTCGAGAACGGCGTCCTGATCAACCGGCCCGACAAGTCCACCGGCCGCAACTACGGCAATCTCCGGACCGACCGGGAGTTCGAGGATTTCAACCTGACCCTGGAAGCCAAGGTCCCCGAGCGCGGCAACAGCGGGATCTACCTGCGCGGCATCTACGAGGTGCAGGTGGCGGACTCCTATGGTCGTCCGGCGGATTCCCATGGCATGGGGGGCGTTTACAGCCGGATCACCCCCACCACCAACGCCAGCAAGCCCCCCGGGGAATGGCAGACCTTCGACATCACGCTCGTCGATCGCCATGTCACCGTGATCCTCAATGGCGTGAAGATCATCGACAATCAGCCGCTGCTCGGCTGCACCGGCGGGGCCCTCTGGTCGGATGAATCCCGGCCCGGCCCGATCTACCTCCAGGGCGACCACGAGGCGGTGGACTACCGCAACATGGTCCTCCGCCCGGTGCTGAAGTGA
- the argJ gene encoding bifunctional glutamate N-acetyltransferase/amino-acid acetyltransferase ArgJ, with the protein MKTPLRPLEGSILAPRGFRASGVFCDIKRLGTGKGSQKGAKRDLALIVSDVPCSVAGLFTTNQVCAAPVKVCLERVPSGRAQAIVVNSGNANACTGRQGLRDARAMTDCAGRLLGLPPEQVLVGSTGRIGVALPMDRVESGIAAAVGALGDTPAHADQAAEAILTSDTRPKAVAVEFRLAGKTVRLGGIAKGAGMIQPGMSADGQRPAAVPRGLHATMLAFLTTDAAIDARTLRPMLEEAVALSFNRITVDGDMSTNDTVLLLANGLSGTPRSAVRGRTSAGARIFQAALNQVCLELARAIVRDGEGVHRVVTVRVEGARSNAEADAAARAVANSALVKTSWHGGDPNWGRIIDALGYSPARVEEERVDIGYRTPGARTIVWSLRRGQPTRTAFETLCAVVAPAEFELHIRLGLGRGAATLYAADLTEAYVDFNKGALGDPSAMGG; encoded by the coding sequence ATGAAGACTCCGCTCCGCCCCTTGGAAGGTTCCATCCTCGCCCCCCGCGGCTTTCGCGCGTCCGGCGTGTTCTGCGACATCAAACGCCTCGGAACCGGCAAGGGCTCCCAGAAGGGCGCCAAGCGGGACCTCGCCCTCATCGTCTCGGACGTCCCCTGCTCCGTGGCCGGCCTGTTCACGACCAACCAGGTCTGCGCCGCCCCCGTGAAGGTCTGCCTCGAACGGGTCCCTTCCGGTCGCGCCCAGGCGATCGTGGTCAATTCCGGCAACGCCAATGCCTGCACCGGACGCCAGGGACTCCGCGACGCCCGGGCCATGACCGACTGCGCCGGACGCCTGCTCGGCCTTCCCCCGGAACAGGTCCTGGTCGGGTCCACCGGCCGCATCGGGGTCGCCCTCCCCATGGATCGCGTCGAGTCCGGCATTGCCGCGGCGGTCGGGGCCCTCGGCGACACCCCGGCCCATGCCGACCAGGCGGCCGAGGCCATCCTCACCAGCGACACCCGACCCAAGGCCGTTGCCGTCGAGTTCCGACTCGCCGGCAAAACCGTCCGCCTCGGCGGCATCGCCAAGGGCGCGGGCATGATCCAGCCCGGCATGTCCGCCGATGGCCAGCGTCCCGCCGCCGTCCCGCGGGGTCTGCACGCGACCATGCTCGCCTTTCTCACCACCGACGCCGCCATCGACGCCCGCACCCTGCGGCCCATGCTCGAGGAAGCCGTGGCGCTGAGTTTCAACCGCATCACCGTGGACGGCGACATGAGCACCAACGACACCGTGCTGCTCCTGGCCAATGGTCTCTCCGGCACACCCCGATCCGCCGTGCGCGGCAGGACGTCCGCCGGTGCCCGCATCTTTCAGGCCGCCCTCAACCAGGTCTGCCTCGAACTCGCCCGGGCCATCGTCCGCGACGGCGAAGGCGTCCATCGCGTGGTCACCGTCCGCGTCGAAGGCGCCCGCTCGAACGCCGAAGCCGACGCCGCGGCCCGGGCGGTCGCCAACAGCGCCCTCGTGAAAACCAGCTGGCACGGCGGCGATCCGAACTGGGGCCGCATCATCGATGCCCTCGGTTACAGCCCGGCCCGCGTCGAGGAGGAGCGGGTGGACATCGGCTACCGCACGCCCGGCGCCCGAACCATCGTCTGGAGCCTGCGCCGCGGCCAGCCGACCCGGACCGCCTTCGAGACTCTCTGCGCCGTGGTGGCACCGGCCGAATTCGAACTCCACATCCGGCTGGGACTCGGCAGGGGCGCCGCCACCCTCTACGCTGCGGATCTCACCGAGGCCTACGTCGATTTCAACAAGGGCGCCCTCGGCGACCCGTCCGCCATGGGAGGCTGA
- a CDS encoding RtcB family protein, with translation MNTKDLIRLGVPAGEAMRRGIDFISRYILKGLDPAGLRADVEAVVQRPAEFLDDPLRGEFARAMIRAPAPMRSDSAPWRQWGTDLEPEAVNQLARACRLPISVAGALMPDAHVGYGLPIGGVLATENAVIPYAVGVDIACRMKLSVLDWPLRDLDRRRDRLIDAIERETRFGVGASFAERRTHDVLDADWGVSPVTKQNKDRAWAQLGTSGSGNHFVEFGRFTSHEPIQGLPPGEYVALLSHSGSRGTGAAVCDRYSKLAMQNLPDLPKEVRHLAWLSLDSAEGQEYWAAMELMGRYAAANHALIHRHIAGRLGTGVLLDLENHHNFAWRERHIIEGTPRDVVVHRKGATPAGAGVLGIIPGSMASPGFVVRGRGHPESLESAAHGAGRVMSRTRALETFEWSKVQRLLRERDVHLISAGLDEVPGVYKNIENVMAAQADLVEVLARFDPKLVKMAPSGERPED, from the coding sequence ATGAACACGAAGGATCTCATCCGTCTCGGCGTCCCCGCCGGGGAAGCCATGCGGCGCGGCATCGACTTCATCAGCCGCTACATCCTCAAGGGCCTCGATCCCGCCGGCCTTCGCGCCGACGTCGAGGCGGTGGTGCAGCGTCCCGCCGAGTTCCTGGACGACCCGCTCCGTGGCGAGTTTGCCCGCGCCATGATTCGCGCCCCCGCCCCCATGCGGTCGGACAGCGCACCCTGGCGCCAGTGGGGCACCGACCTCGAACCCGAAGCCGTCAATCAACTCGCCCGCGCCTGCCGCCTGCCGATCTCGGTGGCCGGCGCCCTCATGCCCGACGCCCATGTCGGCTACGGCCTGCCCATCGGCGGCGTTCTCGCCACCGAGAACGCCGTGATCCCCTACGCGGTGGGCGTGGACATCGCCTGCCGCATGAAGCTCTCCGTCCTCGACTGGCCCCTGCGGGATCTCGACCGCCGGCGCGACCGGCTGATCGACGCCATCGAACGCGAGACCCGCTTCGGCGTCGGGGCCTCCTTCGCCGAACGCCGCACCCACGACGTGCTCGATGCCGACTGGGGGGTCAGCCCCGTGACGAAGCAGAACAAGGACCGCGCCTGGGCCCAGCTCGGGACCAGCGGCAGCGGCAATCACTTCGTCGAGTTCGGCCGGTTCACCAGCCACGAACCGATTCAAGGCCTGCCTCCCGGCGAGTACGTCGCCCTGCTCAGCCACAGCGGCAGCCGGGGCACCGGCGCGGCCGTCTGCGATCGGTACAGCAAACTGGCCATGCAGAACCTGCCGGACCTGCCGAAGGAAGTCCGCCACCTCGCCTGGCTGTCGCTCGATTCCGCCGAAGGGCAGGAGTACTGGGCCGCCATGGAACTCATGGGTCGCTACGCCGCCGCCAACCACGCCCTGATTCATCGCCACATCGCCGGGCGCCTCGGCACCGGCGTCCTCCTCGATCTCGAGAACCACCACAACTTCGCCTGGCGCGAACGCCACATCATCGAAGGCACCCCGCGCGACGTCGTGGTCCATCGCAAGGGCGCCACCCCGGCCGGCGCCGGCGTCCTCGGCATCATCCCCGGTTCCATGGCCAGCCCCGGCTTCGTCGTCCGCGGCAGGGGCCATCCCGAGTCGCTCGAATCCGCCGCCCACGGTGCCGGACGCGTCATGAGCCGGACCCGCGCCCTCGAGACCTTCGAATGGTCCAAGGTCCAGCGCCTCCTCCGCGAACGCGATGTCCACCTCATCTCCGCCGGTCTCGACGAGGTCCCCGGTGTGTACAAGAACATCGAGAACGTCATGGCCGCCCAGGCCGACCTCGTCGAGGTGCTGGCCCGATTTGATCCCAAACTCGTCAAGATGGCCCCCAGCGGCGAACGCCCCGAAGACTGA
- the rplM gene encoding 50S ribosomal protein L13: protein MKTFLPKQATVERRWHVIDADGAVLGRLAVQVADALRGKDKPIYTPHLDAGDFVVVINAEKVRLTGNKETAKLYMSYSGWKGGEKYRSVAQVRAKAPNELIHRAVKGMVPKNRLGRRLLTKLKVYRGPKHPHAAQKPAPLAPAS from the coding sequence ATGAAGACTTTTTTGCCCAAGCAAGCCACGGTGGAGCGGCGGTGGCACGTGATCGACGCGGACGGCGCGGTTCTCGGACGGCTGGCCGTTCAGGTCGCGGATGCCCTCCGCGGCAAGGACAAGCCCATCTACACGCCTCACCTGGATGCCGGCGACTTCGTGGTCGTCATCAACGCCGAGAAGGTCCGCCTGACCGGCAACAAGGAGACCGCCAAGCTCTACATGAGCTATTCCGGCTGGAAGGGCGGCGAGAAGTACCGCTCGGTCGCCCAGGTGCGCGCCAAGGCCCCGAATGAACTCATCCACCGGGCCGTGAAGGGCATGGTTCCCAAGAACCGCCTCGGCCGCCGCCTCCTCACCAAGCTCAAGGTCTATCGCGGCCCCAAGCATCCCCACGCCGCCCAGAAGCCCGCGCCCCTGGCCCCGGCTTCCTGA
- a CDS encoding VOC family protein, translating into MKLNHLGISVTDVKAACAFLEKYFGLRPVGKPSDRMGHLQDDDGLILSLFRGPPITDPETTHIGFMQENDEQVNAIHRRLTEDGFDPPAPERSHGWTFVVVAPGGFAIEVVS; encoded by the coding sequence ATGAAACTCAATCACCTCGGCATCAGTGTCACCGACGTCAAGGCGGCGTGCGCCTTCCTGGAGAAGTACTTCGGACTCCGCCCCGTCGGCAAACCTTCCGATCGGATGGGGCATTTGCAGGATGATGACGGCTTGATCCTTAGCCTGTTCCGCGGGCCGCCCATCACGGACCCGGAAACCACCCACATCGGGTTCATGCAGGAGAACGACGAGCAGGTGAACGCGATCCACCGGCGCCTGACCGAAGACGGCTTTGATCCGCCGGCGCCGGAACGCAGCCACGGATGGACCTTCGTGGTGGTGGCACCGGGAGGCTTTGCCATCGAGGTGGTCAGCTAG
- the argC gene encoding N-acetyl-gamma-glutamyl-phosphate reductase, translated as MPAIPSPLAPVPTPGPVRVAIVGASGYSGEELVRLLLGHPHAELTAVTSRQNVGRTVAEVYPRFASHPRASSLTFTDPDPAGLAGAADVIFLALPHGVAATYAVPLVEAGRRVIDLSADFRLRDAATYQAFYGHPHPAPALLPQAVYGLPEVHREAIRQASLVASPGCYPTSILLPVLPLLRQGIIQSTGIIADSLSGVSGAGRKAEIDYLFCECNESVRPYGVPRHRHLSEIEEQLALAAGQPVVVQFTPHLIPVNRGILTTLYLAPVARFHDAGRAQALADAIAACYREAYAREPFVRLLTGNALPDTKNVVGTNVLELAWRLDPRTGRLIVMSAEDNVIKGASGQAVQSFNILSGFPETTGLF; from the coding sequence ATGCCTGCCATCCCCAGCCCTTTGGCCCCCGTCCCCACGCCCGGCCCCGTGCGCGTCGCCATCGTCGGCGCCTCCGGCTATTCCGGCGAGGAACTGGTCCGGCTCCTCCTCGGTCATCCGCATGCCGAACTGACGGCCGTCACCTCGCGCCAGAACGTCGGCCGGACGGTCGCCGAGGTGTACCCCCGCTTCGCCAGCCATCCCCGGGCATCGAGCCTCACCTTCACCGATCCCGATCCCGCCGGCCTCGCCGGGGCCGCCGACGTGATCTTCCTCGCCCTGCCCCATGGCGTCGCCGCGACCTACGCCGTGCCGCTGGTCGAGGCGGGACGGCGGGTCATCGATCTGAGCGCCGACTTCCGCCTGCGCGACGCAGCCACCTACCAGGCGTTCTACGGTCATCCCCATCCCGCCCCTGCGCTGCTCCCCCAGGCCGTGTACGGCCTGCCGGAAGTCCATCGCGAGGCGATCCGCCAGGCCAGCCTCGTGGCGTCCCCGGGCTGTTATCCCACCAGCATCCTGCTCCCGGTCCTGCCGCTGCTTCGCCAGGGCATCATCCAGTCCACCGGCATCATCGCGGATTCGCTCAGCGGCGTGAGCGGGGCCGGACGCAAGGCCGAGATCGACTACCTGTTCTGCGAGTGCAACGAAAGCGTCCGCCCCTACGGCGTGCCGCGGCACCGTCACCTGTCCGAGATCGAGGAACAGCTCGCGCTCGCCGCCGGTCAACCCGTGGTGGTCCAGTTCACCCCCCACCTCATCCCGGTCAACCGCGGGATCCTGACCACGCTCTATCTCGCCCCGGTCGCCCGGTTCCACGATGCCGGCCGTGCCCAGGCCCTGGCCGACGCGATCGCCGCCTGCTACCGCGAGGCCTATGCCCGCGAACCGTTCGTCCGCCTCCTCACCGGCAACGCCCTGCCCGATACCAAGAACGTCGTCGGCACCAATGTCCTCGAACTCGCCTGGCGCCTCGATCCCCGCACCGGCCGGCTCATCGTCATGAGCGCCGAAGACAACGTCATCAAGGGCGCCTCAGGCCAGGCCGTCCAGAGCTTCAACATCCTCAGCGGCTTTCCCGAAACCACCGGCCTGTTCTAA
- the rpsI gene encoding 30S ribosomal protein S9 has protein sequence MIDPKTQEYVATGRRKTATARVRLISGTGKVMVNGRPFETYFPTDSLRTLAMRPLTATQAVGKYDIRVNINGGGPVGQAGAVSLGVARALLESDVNVKTALRAEGLLTRDPRMRERKKYGQPGARKRFQFSKR, from the coding sequence ATGATCGATCCGAAGACCCAAGAGTACGTCGCCACTGGTCGCCGCAAGACCGCCACCGCCCGCGTCCGGTTGATCTCCGGAACGGGCAAGGTCATGGTCAACGGCCGCCCCTTCGAGACCTACTTCCCCACCGACTCGCTCCGCACCCTCGCGATGCGACCCCTCACCGCCACCCAGGCGGTCGGCAAGTACGACATCCGGGTCAATATCAACGGCGGCGGGCCTGTCGGGCAGGCGGGAGCCGTGAGCCTCGGCGTGGCCCGGGCGCTCCTCGAATCCGATGTCAACGTCAAGACGGCCCTCCGCGCCGAGGGGCTCCTGACCCGCGACCCGCGTATGCGTGAACGCAAAAAGTACGGTCAGCCCGGCGCGCGCAAACGGTTCCAGTTCTCCAAGCGGTAG